GTGAGATGGACAGGGGTCCCTCGTGCCGGGCTGGAGGCTGCCAGAGGCGCCTGGCAAGGCCTGGGCATGGCACCGTGGGCGAGCGACGCCGGGCTGGGGacgctggcagggctggggacactgccagggctggggaggcgGCTGGtggagccagcagtgtgctACCACCTGCGGGAAGCTGggaaggtgtcgtggtttaaccccagccggcagctaagcaccatgcagccgcttgctcactcccccccccggtgggatgggggagagaatcaggaaaaaaaaaaacctcgtgagctgagataaagacagtttaataggacagaaaggaatgaaaaacaatgataatgataataataatatgacaatagtaatactaaaagaattaaactatacaaagcaagtggtgcacaatgcaattgctcaccactcgttgaccgatgcccagttagttcccgagctgcgatccaccCGTCCCAGCCAACTcgcccagtttatatactgggcatgatgtcatatggtatggaatagctctttggccagtttgggtcagctgtcctgatggtgtcccctcccagcttcttgtgcccctccagccttcttgctggctgggcatgagaagctgaaaaatccttgacttagtgtaaacactacttagcaacaactaaaaacaccagtgtgttatcaacattattttcctactaaatccaaaacacagcactataccagctactaggaagaaaattaactctgtcctcgctgaaaccaggacaggagagaGCCCTgcgaggggaaggggctggcgCCAGGACCCCGGGATCCCGGGCACGGGCTGAGCCCCCGCTGCAGCCCCTCCGGGGCAGGAGTGTTGCACACATTTCTTACCCAGCTGGTTAGTTATTTCCATGAAACTTGCTGCGAGCCAGTGTCAGAGACTCTTGAGGAGGGTCCGCAAGCCCCTGCACAGCAGCCCTACAATCcagggcttgggggggggggggggcagagccccctgcaccccacggCCGTTGGCACCGCACACCAGCCTCAACCAAAGTGGttaaacccccaaaacaaataCCCCACCAGCGCTTCAGGCACCTCACGGCAGCATCCCCGGGGCCGAGGGGCCAcggcagagccagcagcagccgggGAAAGGCGTGGGCTTGTTCTCCGGCAGCGAGAAAAGAAAGTCCAGGCTCTCGCTGccttttcctgcctctgctATTGAGGGAACGGCGCAATTATCTTTGCGGACGCATTACTACACGACAAAAAATAGCAGCTGAGACGGAAGCGCTGCGTCCCTGTAGGTATTCAACTATCAATGGAAAATTACGCATGCATTAGTGGGCTTTATTTAGGGGCTTATTTTATTCATTGACTCAGCTAGCACCCAGCAGCCCCGTCCCAGGAGCGGCCGTCCCCAGCGAGGTGCAGAGGGTGCCAGGGTGACCCCGCTCCCCGAGGCgggtgctggcagcacagcagccGCACCGGGCACAtggggcagagccaggacaTGCCGACAGCACCCACCTGGGGCAGGACCCTGGAGCCGGCCAGTGCCGGGGCTGGTGCCCACCCGGTGCACGTGCTGGGGGGTTCGCAGCCCAGCCACGCTGTCGGCTTGGAAAGCCTCCCGCTGCCAggctccagcagcactggggcagccttctcctgcctccGCCGATTCCAGCCAAGCGCCTTTTCTACCTGCTGGCCACGCGGCACAGCCGGGAGCCGCGGCCAGGCCCACCGCAGGGCTCTCGCTCCGCTGGCCGCCATGTTCATTAACGGGTGACAACTCGGCTCTGGGCTGCTCGGTGCCAGCGCGGCTGCGGCAGGAGCCAGACGAGGCCTCGCCAGGAGGCTGGCAGGCGGGCGGCCACATCCTGCCACGGGCAGAGGTGGGAGGtgagcctgcaggcagcaggagcaggcagggcagggagacaCCGGGTGCGAGGAGGAGATGCCGTGCAGGACCAGCGCCCCGGGGCCAAGCCCTGggtgctgcagccccctccGGAGCTGGGGGGACAGGGGGTGATCCACGTGCAGAAGGGTGACAGGGTGACCCAGGGGGCAGAGACAAGTGTGACCGGCCAGGACGTGGCAGGCTGCCACCGCCAACATGGGACCGGCCAGGAGCTGGTGGTGATGGAAATGCTGTCCCGGCCCCCTCTGCATTCCTGGCCCCCTCGAGCCCCTGGGcgcaggagctggcagcagcacgcCATCCCAGCACCATGCTCAGGGGCGGCACGAACAACCCGGGCACCTTGCTCATTTCCAGGTTTAATTAGAAACGTATTCCAAACCACAAACCCGCACCAAGCGCCAGACACGCTGGAGAAGGGGCCGTGTATACCATAAAAACCTGCCGAAGCCCCGAGCCGGCCGGGGGGGGTCCCCGGGGGCCGTGGGACACCTCTCCTCCCGGCAGCCCCGGCTTTGCAAGCCAGTGCTGGTAGCTTGCCCCCGCCCTGCgccttccctgcagcagcttCGTCCTGGCCCCAGCCTGGGGAGAGCTGTGGGGGCTTGGTGCCACCGGGAGCCTCGCATGGCAGCCACTCCTGGGGAGAATCCAGCTGGAAATGTGGGATCGACAGGGACATCCAGCAGCACCGGCCTCCAAGAGACATATGTGCCCAGCCCCACGGGCAGAGCCACACCGGGGGCTACAGCCCCCACTGATAGAGGACCCCATAAGGGCACCCCCCAAATGTCCTGGCAGAGGGGGGACCGAGGCAGGGAGGTGGGTCCTGAGCAGCAGCGCTGGGCAAGAGGCACAGCTCTGCGGGCAAGGGGCTGGTCCCGCGGCTGCCCCTCACATACCTatgcacgcacgcacacacatacacacacatacgcgcacacacgcatgcacacgcCAAGCCTGCTCGCCCCATCCCACCCTGGGAGCCCCAGGACGAGGCTCCTGGCACCAGCCCCGACTCAGTTTTGTCCGTCATCGTCCAGAGACCAATTCCTTGTGCCGGGATGGAGCCGGCCCGGGGGGCAGCAGCGGTGGGCAGCGGGCACTGGCAGTACCAGCGGCTGGGTGCACACAGCCCCGGACAGGCAGGGCCCCTGGGCAGGACGGGGACAGGGCAGCCCCACAGCGATGCCCACCCAGGCCCCCTCCCATTGCTGAGGCGAGgggggggcagccccgggcaggagcaggcagtgctgcccGAGCCGGGTTCGGGCTCCGTCCCTCTTGGTGAGACTGCGCACCGGCTCCCACCCCGGCAGCATTTCACCTGCACGCGTGGAATAAACGTCTGTGTCTCCGGCTGGGCAAGGGGCCCCATGCGGACAATGGAGGGGAGGCAGCgtggatggggtgggggggcccTTCGGGGCCAGGGACTGCGAGGCCCcgctggggagggggatggggagcCTGAccctgggcggggggggggctttgCCTCCCCCAGAGGCCAGGCACAACCGGAGAAGGGGAGTGCAGAGGGGCCCTGGCtttgccccagggctggggtgaGTCCGGTGCCAGGGGAGTGGATCGGGGGCTCACATACCCCCCAGCATCACTGCTTCCTCCGGACAACCTGGCGGAGGTGCAGCTCGCTCTCCGCGGCCACGATGGGCTGCTCGTTCTGCCGGTGGTGGCTGATGAGGTGGCTGATGCTCTCAAACAGCACATCCTTGGTCCTCACCTGGGGGCCGGGGGGCACAGCGGTCCTGAACCCAGGAGAGCCGCCTCCCGCACAGGTTCCCCATGCAAGCCCTGGCGCCTGcccacccctgcagcccgtgTCCTCCAGCATCCCTTCCCGCCCCGCCCTCACCCCCGTCCCCCATCGCCCACCCGCGCCCTGCCCTTACCACTCCCTCTGGATCCACCAGCAGCAGGTGCTTGGGCTGCCCGCCGTGCATGCCGGTCAGCACGTACTGCCCCGGGTTCGTCAGGCTATCCCGCACCAGGAAGTCCCCGTCCATCTGCAGGAGCCTCTCGGCGTCCCGCCGGCTCATCTTCCCGTGGTACCACGGCTCCCGCCTGAGCTGCTCCTCCGTGGGGGCGATGGGGGCCTTCCGCGTGGGGGGGCTCGGCCACTGGTCCTCGATGGGGGGGCTGGTGCTGCCCCCCGCAATGCACTCGTGGAGCTTCAGGGCATCCTCGAACGGCCCTGCGGGAGCCAGGGGATGCAGGGCATCACCCCTCAGGGCACgaagcagggctggggtgcGGCGGGGACAGGGCCAGGCCAAGTGGTGGCAGCAGGACCCGGGGTTATGGCCAGACCCACCTCCGGGCCGGATCCCGCTGCGCCACGGCCGCCCCGGGGCATGACGCTGTGCCTACGCCCAGGCACGGAGGGGACggtgcccccctgccccggcatGGCTGCCCCCTCCACGGGGCCAGGCAGGGCGGGCAGATGGGGTGCCCACCCGCAGCCCTGCCCCGAGCACGGCCCTGCTGCCCCGGCGAGGGCGGGCAAGGACGGGCCCCGACTCATGGCCCCCAGCGCTCAGCACGGCACTGCTCTGGGCTCAGCCAGCGCTGGCACAGCCGGGGCTGCGGCACGCAGCTGGGCAGCCCGCCGGCACGGCTTGGCCCCTCTGCAGCAGGTTCTGCGCCAGACACCTCCCAGCGTGGTGGCTTACTCATATCAAAGAGGTCCTTTTTGGGGCTCTCCTCCGGCGCCCCACGAGCCGCCGCCTCCGGCTCCCAGGCGTCCAGGCTCTGCGTGTTCACGTACATGTGCTCCTCGTAGTCCCGCGGCCCCAGGGCATGGCCGTCCGCCTGCAGGTACCCGTCGCAGGGCTGGCCTGCCAGGACCGGGCATCACCACCGGCCCAGGCGGGGCAGAGCCGCGGGGACCCCCGCTCACGGTTCCCAGGGTCCCCCCTGCAGCGGTACCCACCCTGGCTCTCCAGgtcccagggctggctgctctggTCTCGCCTGGCTGCAAACCCGCTCTGGGGAGAGGAGACAGCGAGGGCGTCGGGGGGGACCTGCCTGGGACCCCCGCGGCAGGGTCGGCAGCGGCCCCAGGGGCTCACCTGGCTGGGGGGGCCGGAGCCGGAGGGCTGAGTGCGGACGTGGCCCAGGATTGAGCCATGCCGGAGCCGGGAGTCGATCAGCCCCCCCGGGGGTGGCTCCTTCCCCGGGATGCTGTTGTAGTAATCGTGCTCGGCTGCCTCTTCGTCCTCCCCCCAGGCCGACTCCTCcgcacccagcaccctgcagcagggatgggtgAGCTGGGGACACCCTGCCCAGCTCAGACCCCTCCCCACGCCCGGCAAGGACGGGAGCTCCCAGAGCGACCCCCAGCCAGGGGACGTGCCCAGGACAGGGGGTGCGGGGCTCCAGCGGGGCCCCCCGCCCCCCTACCTGTCTGGGGGTACCACCACCTTGGGGGGGCTGTGCAGGTACTGCTTGAAGCGCAGCTCGAAGGCCTGTCCCACCGTGCTGATGACGCTCTGCGCCAGCCCCTCGCAGCATTCCAGGATGTGGCAGGCTgcagacagatggacagacGGCTCGAGCGTTTCCCCCGTGCTCCCATCACCCCTCCGGGACCACCCTGAGCCGCCCCTCGTGCCCCCCACGAGGGAtcccctcctccagccttcATCCCCCAGCGCATCCCTCCTCTTCCACAGAGCTCCTGGGCGCGGGGGCCAGCGTCACCTCTCTGGTTGATGGGGTCCTTGGCGACGTAGGCGACGTAGTCTGTGGTGTCCTGGGGGCACAGGGGGAGCTCAGGGCCTGCGTCCCGCTGCcgtgcagggagcagggctggggaggacgGGGCAAGGGGATGGGCTCGGCCCCGGCCCCAGGTCCTGCCCCAGGACCAGGCTGCCCCGCGGTTCGGCTCAGCCGTAGGACGGGCAGCCCCTGTCCCCGCTGCccctgagggactgcagccagGGGAGGGCTGAGGCGCGTGTGCCTCACCGTGTCCCCGCCGGAGGCGAAGGAGATGGATTGCATGTGGTGGTTGGCGATGATCTGTGGGGGGGACATGGCCCGCGGGGGGGTTAGCGTGGGGGCCGCCAGCCCCCCGGTTCGCGGAGGGAAGCAGAGGGCTGGGAGTTGGCGGGGCTGCGTCCCCGGGGACGGTTCTCACCTGGCGCGTGGTGGGGATCATGAGGTTCAGCCCATCAATGGAGATGTTGACAGCGATGCTCATGCCAGCGAAGCGGAGGTTGCTCTTGCccaggatggaggagagggctTTGTTGGGAGCCTGATGGGGGGAGAGAA
This region of Gymnogyps californianus isolate 813 chromosome 24, ASM1813914v2, whole genome shotgun sequence genomic DNA includes:
- the SHC2 gene encoding SHC-transforming protein 2, translating into MLPEPKYDRFRDEPLTAPMPSPAPAPAAGTPGPCPAAGEEPEPGTTFCALLPRMPQWKFPGPAGFLGRGPAGAGAGRELSAPARAGGGAAAGAPSALAAVLGACEPLCAAPCSVPGGGRPRGAAGAAGRAARAEAARPGGEEWSRKGSFIRKPAQGWLHPDERVLGPGVSYIVRYMGCIEVLRSMRSLDFNTRTQVTREAINRLYEAVPGVKGIWKKKAPNKALSSILGKSNLRFAGMSIAVNISIDGLNLMIPTTRQIIANHHMQSISFASGGDTDTTDYVAYVAKDPINQRACHILECCEGLAQSVISTVGQAFELRFKQYLHSPPKVVVPPDRVLGAEESAWGEDEEAAEHDYYNSIPGKEPPPGGLIDSRLRHGSILGHVRTQPSGSGPPSQSGFAARRDQSSQPWDLESQGQPCDGYLQADGHALGPRDYEEHMYVNTQSLDAWEPEAAARGAPEESPKKDLFDMRPFEDALKLHECIAGGSTSPPIEDQWPSPPTRKAPIAPTEEQLRREPWYHGKMSRRDAERLLQMDGDFLVRDSLTNPGQYVLTGMHGGQPKHLLLVDPEGVVRTKDVLFESISHLISHHRQNEQPIVAAESELHLRQVVRRKQ